The following proteins are co-located in the Dyadobacter chenwenxiniae genome:
- a CDS encoding DUF4142 domain-containing protein has product MKKQFFFLLVAGLGFTFFSCTDHEGVGMVSEADRQFMIKAADGNLFEIKAGELASMKAVVDSVRKYGHHMVTDHSKASEELKALASKKMVDLPDMLSMPKQKKLDSLAAMNGMAFDSTYMMMMVVSHVETIDLFNTETILGEDQEVKSFASGKLPTLHHHLEEAEKLRNWLW; this is encoded by the coding sequence ATGAAAAAGCAATTTTTCTTTCTTTTAGTCGCAGGACTTGGTTTCACATTCTTCTCTTGCACGGATCACGAGGGCGTCGGCATGGTTTCCGAAGCAGACAGGCAGTTCATGATAAAAGCTGCAGACGGTAATCTATTCGAGATCAAAGCGGGTGAATTGGCGTCCATGAAGGCAGTTGTTGATTCTGTCAGAAAGTACGGACACCATATGGTAACCGACCACAGCAAGGCAAGTGAGGAACTGAAAGCATTGGCCAGCAAAAAAATGGTTGATCTGCCTGATATGCTTTCTATGCCCAAACAAAAAAAACTGGACAGTCTGGCGGCGATGAACGGAATGGCTTTTGATTCTACTTACATGATGATGATGGTTGTTTCCCACGTCGAAACGATCGATCTGTTCAACACAGAAACCATTTTGGGCGAGGACCAGGAAGTCAAATCATTTGCCAGCGGCAAACTGCCAACACTTCATCACCATCTGGAGGAAGCTGAAAAGCTGAGAAACTGGCTCTGGTAG
- a CDS encoding glycosyltransferase family 4 protein has product MRKVRAVFFAEILIPDFDGASRTMFQLLDRIDASQFDFLFVCGSGPDRVNQFDCIKTRSFSIPLNPKYKLAVPSFTADEIKKQLDRFNPDVIHIATPSLLGHFALAYANDRGLPVISIYHTHFLSYIAYYFKYFPFLIKPLEDRLIRVQNAFYGACRKVYVPSLSLADELIKTGMSAGNFTIWQRGIDSNLFSPGKKNPEYLRSLTGNALPTILFASRLVWEKNLETLIATFNILKADGFACNWVIAGDGSAMESCVRQMPEAIFVGQLDHDALAVLYASASVFIFPSQSETFGNVVLEAMASGLVPVIADGGGSRDMVIEGFNGFKCEPDNALAYAEKIRLLLGDAALQQQMSANAVSHSRAFDWEQLAKIYFHDLHELATSVTENQKA; this is encoded by the coding sequence ATGAGAAAAGTCAGAGCCGTTTTTTTTGCCGAAATCCTGATCCCCGACTTCGATGGTGCGTCAAGGACAATGTTTCAACTATTGGACAGGATCGATGCGAGTCAGTTTGACTTCCTTTTTGTGTGCGGCAGCGGACCGGATCGGGTCAATCAGTTCGATTGCATCAAAACACGCTCATTCAGCATCCCGCTCAACCCTAAATACAAACTGGCCGTTCCGTCATTTACGGCGGACGAAATCAAAAAGCAACTGGATCGTTTTAATCCGGATGTGATACATATCGCCACGCCGTCGCTCCTGGGGCATTTCGCCCTGGCATATGCCAATGATCGCGGGTTGCCGGTTATCAGCATTTATCACACCCATTTCCTGAGTTACATTGCCTATTATTTCAAGTATTTTCCATTTTTGATAAAACCATTGGAAGACCGCCTTATCAGGGTCCAGAATGCATTTTACGGAGCGTGCAGGAAAGTGTATGTTCCCTCCCTAAGCCTGGCCGACGAACTTATCAAGACCGGAATGTCTGCGGGGAACTTCACGATCTGGCAGCGCGGCATTGATTCAAATTTATTTTCACCTGGAAAGAAAAATCCGGAATATCTGAGAAGTTTGACAGGTAATGCACTTCCTACGATCCTGTTTGCAAGCAGGCTGGTGTGGGAAAAAAACCTGGAAACATTGATCGCTACATTCAACATCTTGAAGGCGGACGGATTTGCATGCAATTGGGTGATTGCGGGGGATGGATCAGCTATGGAAAGTTGCGTGCGACAAATGCCCGAAGCGATTTTCGTGGGACAATTAGACCACGATGCCTTGGCGGTTCTTTACGCATCTGCATCCGTTTTTATTTTTCCGTCCCAGTCAGAAACTTTCGGCAATGTGGTGCTGGAAGCAATGGCATCGGGACTGGTTCCTGTTATCGCCGACGGCGGGGGGAGCAGGGATATGGTGATCGAGGGTTTCAATGGTTTCAAATGCGAGCCTGACAATGCACTTGCTTATGCTGAAAAAATCCGGCTGCTCCTTGGCGACGCCGCATTGCAGCAGCAAATGTCCGCAAATGCCGTAAGCCATAGCAGGGCTTTTGATTGGGAACAGCTCGCGAAGATTTACTTTCATGATCTTCATGAACTGGCAACTTCTGTTACTGAAAACCAGAAGGCTTGA
- a CDS encoding lysylphosphatidylglycerol synthase transmembrane domain-containing protein, with amino-acid sequence MKKRPHYIKIIKAVLLVSMLVLLWQYVKVIDPHQIRAALAKVGAGFGWVILSTIVAYALGTLGWLYCFKDSRASIPKIDLFMIRHVCETVGLFNPASFAGGDMLKIVLLKPYSVSQPTVVTSVIISRLLMIVSQICLLLLAVIWFSLQGKMNPGVWLPGTSIVVIAIICLSLGLIIYKLLAFNWHAEKYPKLSRIRAEFANVRSELIHFYRSSPKELALAFLFFTLHWVVGSLEFYIVLKLFGYDITILDGLLLDMGVIVVKAAGAFVPGQIGVEELGNKVMLSLVGISSIPLWLSVSALRRTRQLIWVLIGAIFYSFFIYKKRIYS; translated from the coding sequence TTGAAAAAGCGTCCGCATTATATAAAGATTATTAAGGCGGTGCTTCTGGTAAGCATGCTGGTGCTGCTGTGGCAATATGTAAAAGTGATCGATCCCCACCAGATACGGGCAGCATTAGCAAAAGTTGGCGCTGGTTTTGGATGGGTAATCCTCAGTACGATTGTGGCTTATGCATTGGGGACATTAGGCTGGTTGTATTGCTTTAAAGATTCCAGAGCGAGCATTCCAAAAATCGATTTATTTATGATCCGGCATGTCTGCGAAACGGTCGGCTTGTTTAATCCGGCGAGTTTTGCGGGTGGAGATATGCTTAAAATTGTTTTGTTAAAGCCCTATTCCGTGAGCCAACCAACGGTTGTGACCTCGGTGATCATATCCCGGCTACTGATGATCGTAAGTCAAATTTGCCTCCTGTTGCTGGCGGTTATCTGGTTTTCGCTTCAAGGCAAAATGAATCCAGGCGTGTGGTTGCCGGGGACGTCTATCGTCGTCATTGCGATCATTTGCTTGTCCCTGGGTCTGATCATTTACAAATTATTGGCTTTTAACTGGCATGCCGAAAAGTATCCAAAGCTTTCGCGAATCCGTGCCGAGTTTGCAAACGTGCGTTCCGAGCTTATCCATTTTTATCGTTCCAGTCCGAAGGAACTGGCACTTGCCTTTCTTTTTTTTACGCTTCATTGGGTGGTGGGGTCGCTCGAATTCTATATTGTGTTAAAACTCTTCGGATATGATATCACGATTTTAGACGGCCTGTTGCTGGATATGGGCGTTATTGTGGTCAAAGCTGCGGGCGCTTTTGTGCCAGGCCAGATCGGTGTGGAAGAGTTGGGGAATAAGGTCATGTTATCGCTTGTTGGGATCAGCAGCATTCCGCTCTGGCTGTCTGTTTCGGCTTTGCGGAGGACCCGCCAGCTGATCTGGGTGCTGATAGGGGCCATTTTTTATTCTTTTTTTATATACAAAAAGCGGATATACTCCTGA
- a CDS encoding glycosyltransferase family 4 protein produces the protein MEILFVSHKFPPSVGGMEMQSFKLINGMAEYCKVHRIVYEGKGTVWRFFLGLRSSIFKMCRDHPDITVIHFNDALLATFCLSHKGYEHLKRTVTLHGLDVVFPSQLYRKYVFPRFDRFDLFIAVSRATADHAIALGLNPDKVVVINNGVDIEPQYSEHYAQPTAELLEKYAIPAGRLLLVGVGRPVRRKGFSWFIREVVRKLDPRFFVVLIGPFDNQPTFFERILPLIPGKVREQVMLFLGFGSDAQAIRSLLKDPDFNQSVRHLGRLPAGDKKRLLQASAAFIMPNVHVDGDMEGFGLVCLEAAVEGALVFAADIDGIPDAIRHGKNGFLLPSQNAEGWAAKLNELAADSRLLGGQKQAFRDFTIAHYSWDKMVKAYFEAFEHLSMQA, from the coding sequence ATGGAAATCTTGTTTGTCAGCCACAAATTCCCCCCTTCCGTTGGAGGGATGGAAATGCAAAGTTTCAAGCTGATCAACGGAATGGCTGAATATTGTAAGGTGCATCGCATTGTTTACGAAGGAAAGGGCACTGTTTGGCGTTTCTTTCTGGGTTTGAGAAGCAGCATTTTTAAGATGTGCAGAGATCATCCGGATATCACCGTTATCCATTTCAATGATGCCCTTCTGGCCACATTTTGCCTCAGTCATAAGGGCTATGAACACCTGAAACGCACCGTCACGCTCCACGGACTTGATGTCGTTTTTCCTAGTCAACTTTACAGAAAATACGTTTTTCCCAGGTTTGACCGGTTCGATCTGTTCATCGCGGTAAGCCGCGCCACCGCTGATCACGCCATAGCACTGGGCTTAAACCCGGACAAGGTTGTCGTTATCAACAACGGCGTCGATATTGAACCCCAATATTCAGAGCACTACGCACAACCAACCGCGGAACTGCTGGAAAAATATGCAATTCCGGCTGGCCGTCTCCTGTTAGTGGGCGTTGGCAGACCGGTCAGGCGGAAAGGTTTTTCGTGGTTTATACGCGAAGTGGTCCGCAAGCTGGATCCCCGCTTTTTCGTGGTGCTGATCGGGCCATTCGACAACCAGCCAACATTTTTCGAACGGATATTGCCGCTCATTCCAGGCAAGGTGCGCGAACAGGTGATGTTGTTTCTGGGCTTTGGCTCGGACGCACAGGCGATCAGATCTTTGTTGAAGGACCCGGATTTCAATCAGTCGGTCAGGCATTTGGGCAGGCTTCCTGCCGGGGACAAAAAGAGGCTGTTGCAAGCTTCCGCGGCCTTCATCATGCCTAACGTTCATGTCGACGGCGATATGGAAGGGTTCGGGCTGGTGTGTCTCGAAGCGGCCGTGGAGGGCGCACTCGTTTTCGCGGCAGACATTGATGGGATTCCGGACGCTATCCGGCACGGCAAAAACGGCTTTTTACTTCCAAGCCAAAATGCAGAAGGCTGGGCTGCAAAACTCAACGAGCTCGCTGCTGACAGCCGACTTTTGGGCGGGCAAAAGCAAGCTTTCCGGGACTTCACTATCGCCCATTATAGTTGGGACAAGATGGTAAAAGCTTATTTTGAGGCCTTTGAACATCTGTCTATGCAGGCATAG
- a CDS encoding endonuclease, producing MPDIYRRKQRLHVWGLLVLLLTCNSTERSNGSGVTDLHIAENSFLKADTEGQFSAISYNIAGLPAIICSAKTPRAASIAAIGKKLRQFDIVHVQEDFNYHADLYDNDDVHNYRTETKGPVPFGDGLNTLSKFPLSNVVRVKWNNCTGADCMTPKGFTYSKIQVASNVFIDFYNVHSNAYNTLHAASARRENIKQLSAYIRDHSSGNAVILMGDLNGRYGFFYDNIQILTAENQLQDAWVMHKKKGKRPDPLKIIPAANILNLTDSCETIDKIFYRSSETIELKTISYSFLNQIFNTKEGLPLSDHHPVSAEFSWRIKPEREYLSETRLPVKKDH from the coding sequence ATGCCAGATATTTACAGAAGAAAACAACGTTTGCATGTTTGGGGACTTTTGGTATTGCTTTTAACCTGCAACAGCACGGAGCGCTCCAATGGGTCGGGTGTAACGGACCTGCATATTGCAGAGAACAGTTTCTTAAAAGCGGACACAGAAGGACAGTTCTCAGCGATCAGCTATAACATTGCCGGTTTGCCAGCCATTATTTGCAGCGCAAAAACGCCGAGAGCCGCCAGCATCGCAGCCATTGGTAAAAAACTGCGGCAATTTGACATTGTGCATGTCCAGGAGGATTTCAATTACCACGCGGATCTGTACGACAATGATGATGTCCACAATTACCGGACGGAAACAAAGGGGCCCGTGCCGTTTGGAGATGGTCTGAACACATTGTCTAAATTTCCGCTCAGCAACGTCGTCAGGGTAAAATGGAACAATTGCACCGGAGCCGATTGCATGACGCCTAAGGGATTTACTTACAGCAAGATACAGGTCGCATCAAATGTTTTCATTGATTTCTACAATGTTCATTCCAATGCTTATAATACATTACACGCGGCTTCGGCCCGCCGCGAAAACATCAAACAATTGTCTGCCTATATTCGCGACCACTCTTCGGGCAATGCGGTTATTTTAATGGGTGACCTGAATGGCCGCTACGGTTTTTTCTATGATAATATTCAAATTCTAACCGCAGAAAACCAATTGCAAGATGCATGGGTCATGCACAAAAAGAAAGGAAAGCGGCCTGATCCATTGAAAATCATTCCTGCTGCCAACATCCTGAATTTAACCGACAGCTGCGAGACAATTGACAAAATATTCTACCGAAGCAGCGAAACGATCGAGCTCAAAACCATCAGCTATTCTTTTTTAAATCAAATCTTTAATACCAAAGAAGGCCTGCCCCTATCCGACCATCATCCCGTCAGCGCTGAATTCTCCTGGCGTATCAAACCTGAACGCGAATATTTATCTGAAACGCGGCTTCCCGTCAAGAAAGATCACTAA
- a CDS encoding AraC family transcriptional regulator has product MTTQEIEIRHLQQGAPGIEIMQFSEKNHFGAIPDSVRGPHRHDHYFCFFLECGSVQGMVDFQEMDIDQPALLLSCPGQVHDFRQAEQVSGWAVAFDAKYIDQSARMVIEHSLANIAIIKLDEADKEWFGQIFHLLSAAVNEDQQAQFQQQLVQALLNSLFYRTVNLFQLQENERIQAVSLRGVEIVKNFNLLVKANFQTLKKPADYASRMNITVSYLNDTVKSITGFSSTWLIRQEVLREAQRLLFYTAKSVKEIAFHLGFEDHKYFIRLFSKTIGTSPASFRKTLGRADQELSKSTTF; this is encoded by the coding sequence ATGACAACTCAAGAGATCGAAATCAGGCATTTGCAGCAGGGCGCGCCGGGAATTGAAATTATGCAATTCTCTGAGAAAAATCATTTCGGGGCTATCCCGGATAGCGTCAGGGGCCCACACCGCCATGATCATTACTTTTGTTTTTTTCTGGAATGCGGGTCGGTGCAAGGAATGGTAGATTTTCAGGAGATGGACATTGACCAGCCTGCGCTCCTGCTATCTTGTCCGGGACAAGTTCATGACTTCCGGCAAGCCGAACAGGTCAGTGGCTGGGCTGTTGCTTTTGATGCAAAGTATATAGACCAGAGTGCCCGCATGGTGATTGAACACTCGCTCGCCAACATTGCTATAATCAAGCTGGATGAGGCTGATAAAGAATGGTTTGGACAGATCTTCCACCTCCTTTCCGCCGCAGTAAACGAAGATCAACAAGCTCAGTTTCAGCAGCAACTGGTCCAGGCATTGCTCAACTCCCTATTTTACAGAACCGTAAACCTGTTTCAGTTACAGGAAAATGAACGCATTCAGGCAGTGTCATTGCGTGGCGTTGAGATCGTAAAAAATTTCAATCTCCTTGTCAAGGCGAATTTTCAGACATTGAAAAAACCTGCTGATTACGCCTCCCGGATGAACATTACAGTGAGCTACTTAAATGACACAGTTAAGTCTATTACCGGATTTTCTTCTACGTGGCTGATCAGGCAAGAGGTTTTGCGCGAGGCGCAGCGGCTGCTGTTTTACACGGCCAAAAGTGTGAAAGAAATAGCGTTTCATCTCGGTTTCGAAGACCATAAATATTTTATCCGGCTGTTTAGCAAAACAATCGGCACGTCTCCCGCGAGTTTCCGCAAAACGCTTGGTCGTGCAGATCAGGAACTTTCAAAAAGCACTACATTTTAA
- a CDS encoding siderophore-interacting protein yields the protein MVNILKKAASGLLEKMLSSATVIAVRVWPEADMHEVDLYLPDVDMDSWDSIKRLKCKVDELEYRDYTPVLWNSEMSICTMFIDSGHAGAGSRWVRALKTGDQILFGAAHAAALPSTKGPVLCLADASALGHFLALKQLTDRSEHPMDVAVLVHGDYEIPEIFKAENPEFWFIKSSGRAEDIDMMEQWCHNKALTEYNSIYIAGNVSMTKALKSKLKSNPKVHARIKGYGFWA from the coding sequence ATGGTTAATATATTAAAAAAAGCGGCCTCCGGTTTATTGGAGAAGATGTTGAGCAGTGCCACAGTCATTGCGGTAAGAGTCTGGCCCGAAGCCGATATGCATGAAGTTGATCTTTATCTTCCTGATGTGGATATGGATAGCTGGGATTCCATTAAGCGCTTGAAGTGCAAGGTCGACGAGCTCGAATACCGAGATTATACGCCTGTGCTATGGAACTCTGAAATGAGTATATGCACGATGTTTATCGATAGCGGACACGCCGGGGCTGGCAGCCGCTGGGTCCGGGCATTAAAAACAGGCGATCAAATTTTGTTTGGTGCAGCACATGCCGCAGCTCTTCCTTCAACAAAAGGTCCTGTATTGTGTCTCGCAGATGCAAGTGCGCTCGGGCATTTTCTGGCATTGAAGCAATTGACGGACAGAAGTGAACATCCGATGGACGTTGCCGTACTTGTGCATGGTGATTATGAGATTCCAGAAATATTCAAAGCGGAAAACCCGGAATTTTGGTTTATAAAAAGTTCGGGGCGCGCCGAGGACATCGACATGATGGAGCAATGGTGTCACAACAAAGCGCTTACGGAATATAATTCGATCTATATTGCAGGCAATGTTTCCATGACCAAAGCACTGAAAAGCAAATTAAAATCGAATCCAAAAGTACATGCCAGGATTAAGGGTTATGGGTTTTGGGCATAG
- a CDS encoding dihydrofolate reductase family protein, protein MRKIIAATNMTLDGFCDHTAVTADEETHQHYADLLMDAGVILYGRITYQLMEYWRTIVENPTGIKAEDEFALNMDKISKIVFSRTLESVDWNGTELKRDINKEEILQLRQQTGKDIFVGSPGLIAAFTNLGLIDEYQIAVHPIIAGSGLPLFKNIQEKLDLKLLKTKTFTCGAIILYYEPVRSQQR, encoded by the coding sequence ATGAGAAAAATAATTGCAGCCACCAATATGACTCTGGACGGGTTTTGCGACCATACCGCCGTGACTGCGGATGAAGAAACGCATCAGCATTATGCCGATCTGCTAATGGACGCCGGTGTCATACTCTACGGAAGGATCACTTATCAATTGATGGAATATTGGCGAACCATCGTGGAAAATCCCACAGGTATCAAAGCTGAGGATGAGTTTGCTTTGAATATGGATAAAATTTCCAAAATTGTGTTTTCCAGAACGCTGGAAAGTGTGGACTGGAACGGTACGGAGTTAAAACGGGATATCAACAAAGAAGAAATTTTGCAACTCAGGCAGCAAACAGGGAAGGACATCTTTGTCGGCAGTCCGGGCTTAATCGCTGCTTTTACTAACCTTGGCTTAATTGATGAATACCAGATCGCTGTCCACCCGATTATTGCAGGCAGCGGCTTGCCGCTGTTCAAAAACATTCAGGAGAAATTAGATCTTAAACTTTTGAAAACAAAAACATTTACATGCGGTGCCATAATCCTGTATTACGAACCGGTAAGATCGCAACAACGCTAG
- a CDS encoding DUF1801 domain-containing protein, producing the protein MQLRDIDDFFWNKPEPAKGSLNALRALVLQFSPDVTEVWRYKMPFYNYNGKRFCYIWLEKKTGLPYLGIVDGKLLEHPNLIAEKRSRMKILLIDPHEDLPVDQINEILQMAIRASCHPYKTV; encoded by the coding sequence ATGCAGTTACGCGACATTGATGATTTCTTTTGGAACAAACCTGAGCCGGCCAAAGGTAGCCTGAATGCATTGCGGGCTTTGGTTTTACAATTCAGTCCGGATGTTACCGAAGTGTGGCGGTACAAGATGCCCTTTTATAATTACAACGGAAAAAGGTTTTGTTATATCTGGCTTGAAAAAAAGACCGGCCTGCCTTATCTTGGCATTGTTGACGGAAAACTACTCGAACATCCAAACCTGATCGCCGAAAAACGGTCGAGAATGAAAATCTTGCTGATAGACCCCCACGAAGACCTCCCTGTTGACCAAATAAACGAAATATTACAAATGGCAATCCGTGCGAGCTGTCATCCATACAAAACAGTTTAG
- a CDS encoding phosphopantetheine-binding protein, whose translation MPDNLKEDLKKQVIAQLNLEGLSPEEIDEDKPLFHESGLGLDSIDALELIVMFEQHYGIEVLEPQESKKAFRSISSMADYIRGKRSPDK comes from the coding sequence ATGCCGGACAATCTTAAGGAAGACCTCAAAAAACAAGTTATTGCCCAATTGAACCTGGAAGGGTTATCGCCGGAAGAAATTGATGAGGATAAACCCCTTTTTCACGAATCAGGCCTGGGCCTGGACTCCATCGATGCGCTGGAACTGATTGTGATGTTTGAACAACATTACGGAATCGAGGTTCTTGAACCACAGGAAAGCAAAAAGGCATTCCGCTCCATATCTTCGATGGCGGACTATATTCGGGGAAAAAGAAGCCCGGACAAATAA
- a CDS encoding ABC transporter permease, protein MTHGSSLIDMLQNYIKIAFRNLTKNRTYSAINIIGLSVGMATALLISLWMWDELSFNKYHEHYDRIARVMQHQTYAGITNTSTATPLPMRAALQSEHGSDFKYIASSSRTEDRILAVGEKKISRKGNCVEPDFPFMMSLRIMKGTATGLDNPTSAMLSESVAKALFGNEDPINKTIKVDNKNYFKITGIYEDLPYNSEFRDVSFLLPWKYFVEEEPWVKRSETNWGNNSFLLLVEIAPNTGFDQVSAKIEKIKARHAKEEARFNPKAFLHPMSRWHLYSEWENGVAVRGRIQFVWLFGIIGAFVLLLACINFMNLSTARSQKRAKEVGIRKAVGSLRSQLIAQFFSESIMMAMFAFVVALLVVQLFLPWFNQVADKQINSPWDNQRTWLPGLGFALMTGLLAGSYPAIYLSRFKPVSALTGSGSSVKLRGFRSAALPRQTLVILQFTVSITLVIGTLVVLRQIQHAKNRPVGFDRSGLLSVAMNTPDLQVHSQALCQDLLRTGAAVNTAKSSSPTAEVWSSDASFSWPGKDPDQLGDLGTVGVTYAYGRTVGWQLKQGRDFSSDSGTDRLGMVINESAVKYMGLKEAVGTPVQWNGDKYTIIGIIHDVVTGSPFMPIQPTVYMLKEDWASFIHIRLNPAVPTREALSRLEPVFKKYNPGSPFAYKFASDEYDRKFQAEERIGQLSTAFASLAIFISCLGLFGLASFFAEQRQKEIGIRKVLGASVANLWQMLSKDFLVLVMIACLIATPIAYYLMHDWLQHYTYRAALSWWIFAAAIFGALAITLVTVSFQAVKAALLNPAKSLQSE, encoded by the coding sequence ATGACTCACGGATCAAGCCTTATCGATATGCTGCAGAACTACATTAAGATCGCCTTCCGCAACCTTACTAAAAACCGCACCTACTCCGCTATCAACATTATCGGCTTGTCCGTCGGGATGGCTACGGCCTTACTGATCAGTCTTTGGATGTGGGACGAACTTTCTTTTAACAAATATCACGAGCATTACGACCGCATTGCACGTGTCATGCAGCATCAGACTTACGCCGGGATTACCAACACATCCACCGCCACTCCCCTTCCCATGCGGGCCGCTTTACAGAGTGAGCATGGGAGTGATTTCAAATATATTGCATCCTCGTCCAGGACAGAGGATCGCATTCTGGCCGTCGGCGAAAAGAAAATTTCGAGAAAGGGCAACTGTGTCGAGCCGGATTTTCCGTTCATGATGTCTTTGCGGATCATGAAAGGCACTGCGACCGGACTTGACAATCCTACTTCAGCAATGCTCTCAGAATCGGTTGCAAAAGCTTTGTTCGGCAATGAGGATCCTATTAATAAGACTATAAAGGTTGATAACAAAAATTACTTCAAGATTACGGGCATCTATGAAGATCTTCCTTACAACTCGGAATTCCGCGATGTGTCATTTTTGTTGCCCTGGAAATATTTTGTGGAGGAAGAACCCTGGGTAAAACGCTCGGAGACCAACTGGGGCAACAACTCTTTTTTATTGCTCGTTGAGATTGCGCCAAACACAGGCTTTGATCAGGTGAGTGCCAAGATCGAAAAGATCAAGGCACGGCATGCCAAAGAAGAAGCCAGGTTCAACCCCAAGGCCTTTCTTCACCCCATGAGCCGGTGGCATTTATATTCGGAATGGGAAAATGGAGTGGCGGTCCGCGGGCGGATTCAGTTTGTTTGGCTTTTTGGCATCATCGGGGCGTTTGTGCTTTTATTGGCCTGCATTAATTTCATGAATTTGTCAACGGCCCGTTCGCAAAAACGCGCAAAAGAGGTGGGCATTCGTAAGGCCGTTGGTTCACTGCGAAGTCAGCTGATCGCACAGTTTTTTAGCGAATCGATTATGATGGCCATGTTTGCATTTGTAGTTGCCCTGCTGGTGGTGCAACTATTCCTGCCATGGTTTAACCAGGTCGCCGACAAGCAGATCAACAGCCCTTGGGACAATCAGAGAACCTGGCTTCCCGGCCTGGGTTTTGCACTCATGACCGGCTTGCTTGCCGGCAGTTATCCGGCCATTTACCTGTCGCGGTTCAAGCCAGTGAGCGCTCTTACAGGCTCTGGTTCCTCAGTGAAATTGCGGGGATTCCGTTCCGCTGCACTGCCGCGGCAAACGCTGGTCATCCTCCAATTTACGGTTTCGATAACTTTGGTCATTGGTACACTGGTTGTACTTCGCCAGATTCAGCATGCCAAAAACAGGCCGGTGGGTTTTGACCGGTCGGGACTACTCTCTGTAGCCATGAACACGCCCGACCTGCAAGTACATTCGCAAGCACTTTGCCAGGATTTATTGCGGACGGGAGCTGCTGTAAACACCGCCAAATCTTCAAGTCCGACTGCTGAGGTATGGAGTAGCGACGCCAGTTTTAGCTGGCCCGGAAAAGACCCTGATCAGCTGGGCGACCTGGGGACCGTCGGCGTTACTTATGCCTATGGGAGAACGGTTGGTTGGCAACTGAAGCAAGGCCGTGACTTTTCAAGCGATTCGGGGACGGACCGTCTGGGTATGGTGATTAACGAAAGTGCGGTGAAATATATGGGACTTAAAGAAGCAGTCGGGACTCCCGTTCAATGGAATGGCGATAAGTATACGATCATTGGGATCATTCACGATGTGGTAACCGGCTCGCCCTTTATGCCTATCCAACCGACCGTATATATGTTAAAGGAAGATTGGGCATCCTTCATCCATATCAGGCTTAACCCCGCCGTTCCCACCAGAGAAGCACTCTCGAGGCTTGAACCGGTTTTTAAAAAATATAATCCCGGAAGTCCCTTTGCGTATAAATTTGCCAGCGATGAATATGACCGGAAGTTCCAGGCAGAAGAACGGATCGGTCAGCTTTCGACCGCCTTCGCATCTCTGGCGATCTTTATCAGTTGTCTGGGGCTTTTTGGCCTGGCATCCTTCTTTGCCGAACAGCGACAAAAGGAGATCGGCATTCGTAAAGTCCTGGGCGCTTCGGTGGCTAACCTGTGGCAAATGCTTTCCAAAGATTTCCTGGTCCTGGTCATGATTGCCTGCCTCATAGCGACGCCCATTGCTTACTATCTGATGCATGACTGGTTGCAACATTACACTTATCGGGCTGCTCTTTCCTGGTGGATCTTTGCTGCGGCCATCTTTGGTGCGCTGGCCATTACCTTGGTCACCGTTAGTTTCCAGGCGGTGAAAGCTGCATTGTTGAACCCGGCGAAGAGCTTGCAGAGCGAATAA